The genomic window agtagaggaccttgtgcatttaaggtaaaataacaactcaatgtcccaggacaaattagctagcaacagcaatcTAGCTAAATAAGACAAATTacctagcaagtgcaagctagctagctacatttccataaatgtttaatgcttatcgacctgtccccaaattaataattgttttgatattttaacctgcgtgttgtgatcgcgtttggtgtaggggtaCAAAACAAATGTATGCATGTCTGGTTTGGGTTCAGTGTAAGGCTCCAGGTATCATGAAGTAAAGAATACTACAATATCTAGTATGAAAGTGATGTCTAGTACAGTGACTCCTCCCCCTGGACTGTGATGTCCGTCTGCTACTCCTGTACAGACTACTGCTATTGTTGATGTTGTTTACAGTGTTGTTATTTAAAGTGAGAACTCCTCCCCACTGGACTGTGATGTCAGTCTGCTGCTCCTGTACAGAacactgctgttgttgttgttattgacaACGgtaacaccatgacaacaacccTTCAACATTCTCTTCAGGTGGTTCCGGAACTTGACCCCAACGAACACGTAGAACAAAGGGTTGAGACAGCAGTAGGAGAACGCCAGCAGCCTGGTCACATAGAAGGAGTAGTCCAACGTGGTGCTGGTGCCACACTCGTCCCATAGTGTTGTGGATGAATCAGCACCGCCGCCATCTTGACTCTTATACGCCAGTGTCCTGAGGAAGATGACCACGTTGTACGGCGCCCAGCCCACAAAGAAAACCAGGACCAGGCCGAAGACCAGCCTGGCGGTCCTGtggctcctcctgtctcctccgctcctctggcgtctaaccctaaccctgggtcTCAGGAGGCGGACTAGAATCTGACTgtaacagacacacaccactAATAATGTCACTATGAACAGGATGTTCTGCTGGTAGACCCCCCACAGCCTCCAGCTGACATCTGCAACCTCACAGTACCGCCGTTCACCACTAGAGGCGTTAGAGTCACTAGGCCCATCAGGGTTGTTCGGGTCCAGAGGGTCTTTAAGGTCAGTAGAATCAGTGATGATGAACTTGGTAAAGATGAGAGCTGGCATAGCAGCTAACAGACTGCCGATCCAGACGACCAATGATACGACAGCGCTCCAGGTGCCCTGAGAGTGGGAGGGGCCTGACACCAGGTAAGACAGGGGGTGGAGCACGGCCAGGTAACGATGCAGTGTCATTAGGAtgaggaagatgccactgctgtAGTAGCCAGCATAGAACAGGAAGCTAACCGCCTTACACGTGAGGTCACCGTAGCTCCAGCCAATCATGTGATAGGAGACCCAGAAGGGGAGGCCGCAGGTGAACACCAGGTCAGACAACGCCAGGTTCATCATGAACGCATTTGTCAGTGACCGAAGATGCTCGTACCTGGGAGAGAAGCAGACACACAACACTGTTTTAAACACAACACTGTTTTAAACACCCTGTAACCCTGATGAAGACTACAGTAGTAGTGCTAACTTGTAACCCTGATGAAGACTACAGTAGTAGTCCTACCCTGTAACCCTGATGAAGACTACAGTAGTAGTCCTACCCTGTAACCCTGATGAAGACTACAGTAGTAGTCCTAACTTGTAACCCTGATGAAGACTACAGTAGTAGTCCTACCCTGTAACCCTGATGAAGACTACAGTAGTAGTCCTACCCTGTAACCCTGATGAAGACTACAGTAATAGTCCTACCCTGAAACCCTGATGAAGACTACAGTAGTAGTCCTACCCTGTAACCCTGATGAAGACTACAGTAGTAGTCCTACCCTGTAACCCTGATGAAGACTACAGTAGTAGTCCTACCCTGAAACCCTGATGAAGACTACAGTAGAAGTCCTACCCTGAAACCCTGATGAAGACTACAGTAGTAGTCCTACCCTGTAACCCTGATGAAGACTACAGTAGTAGTCCTACCCTGAAACCCTGAAACCCTGATGAAGACTACAGTAGTAGTCCTACCCTGTAACCCTGATGAAGACTACAGTAGTAGTCCTACCCTGAAACCCTGATGAAGACTACAGTAGTAGTCCTACCCTGTAACCCTGATGAAGACTACAGTAGTAGTCCTACCCTGTAACCCTGATGAAGACTACAGTAGTAGTCCTACCCTGTAACCCTGATGAAGACTACAGTAGTAATCCTACCCTGTAACCCTGATGAAGACTACAGTAGTAGTGCTAACTTGTAACCCTGATGAAGACTACAGTAGTAGTCCTACCCTGTAACCCTGATGAAGACTACAGTAGTAGTCCTACCCTGTAACCCTGATGAAGACTACAGTAGTAGTCCTAACTTGTAACCCTGATGAAGACTACAGTAGTAGTCCTACCCTGTAACCCTGATGAAGACTACAGTAGTAGTCCTACCCTGTAACCCTGATGAAGACTACAGTAATAGTCCTACACTGAAACCCTGATGAAGACTACAGTAGTAGTCCTACCCTGTAACCCTGATGAAGACTACAGTAGTAGTCCTACCCTGTAACCCTGATGAAGACTACAGTAGTAGTCCTACCCTGAAACCCTGATGAAGACTACAGTAGTAGTTCTACCCTGAAACCCTGATGAAGACTACAGTAGTAGTCCTACCCTGTAACCCTGATGAAGACTACAGTAGTAGTCCTACCCTGAAACCCTGATGAAGACTACAGTAGTAGTCCTACCCTGTAACCCTGATGAAGACTACAGTAGTAGTCCTACCCTGTAACCCTGATGAAGACTACAGTAGTAGTCCTACCCTGTAACCCTGATGAAGACTACAGTAGTAGTCCTACCCTGTAACCCTGATGAAGACTACAGTAGTAGTCCTACCCTGTAACCCTGATGAAGACTACAGTAGTAGTCCTACCCTGTAACCCTGATGAAGACTACAGTAGTAGTCCTACCCTGAAATCCTGATGAAGACTACAGTAGTAGTCCTACCCTGTAACCCTGATGAAGACTACAGTAGTAGTCCTACCCTGTAACCCTGATGAAGACTACAGTAATAGTCCTACCCTGAAACCCTGATGAAGACTACAGTAGTAGTCCTACCCTGTAACCCTGATGAAGACTACAGTAGTAGTCCTACCCTGAAACCCTGATGAAGACTACAGTAATAGTCCTACCCTGTAACCCTGATGAAGACTACAGTAGTAGTCCTACCCTGAAACCCTGATGAAGACTACAGTAATAGTCCTACCCTGTAACCCTGATGAAGACTACAGTAGTAGTCCTACCCTGAAACCCTGATGAAGACTACAGTAGTAGTCCTACCCTGTAACCCTGATGAAGACTACAGTAGTAGTCCTACCCTGAAACCCTGATGAAGACTACAGTAGTAGTCCTACCCTGAAACCCTGATGAAGACTACAGTAGTAGTCCTACCCTGTAACCCTGATGAAGACTACAGTAGTAGTCCTACCCTGAAATCCTGATGAAGACTACAGTAGTAGTCCTACCCTGAAACCCTGATGAAGACTACAGTAATAGTCCTACCCTGTACCCCTGATGAAGACTACAGTAATATTCCTACCCTGAAACCCTGATGAAGACTACAGTAGTAGTCTTACCCTGTAACCCTGATGAAGACTACAGTAATAGTCCTACCCTGTAACCCTGATGAAGACTACAGTAGTAGTCCTAACCTGAAACCCTGATGAAGACTACAGTAATAGTCCTACCCTGTAACCCTGATGAAGACTACAGTAGTAGTCCTACCCTGAAACCCTGATGAAGACTACAGTAGTAGTCCTACCCTGAAACCCTGATGAAGACTACAGTAGTAGTCCTACCCTGTAACCCTGATGAAGACTACAGTAATAGTCCTACCCTGTAACCCTGATGAAGACTACAGTAGTAGTCCTAACCTGAAACCCTGATGAAGACTACAGTAATAGTCCTACCCTGTAACCCTGATGAAGACTACAGTAGTAGTCCTACCCTGAAACCCTGATGAAGACTACAGTAGTAGTCCTACCCTGAAACCCTGATGAAGACTACAGTAGTAGTCCTACCCTGAAACCCTGATGAAGACTACAGTAGTAGTCCTACCCTGAAACCCTGATGAAGACTACAGTAGTAGTCCTACCCTGAAACCCTGATGAAGACTACAGTAATAGTCCTACCCTGTAACCCTGATGAAGACTACAGTAATAGTCCTACCCTGTAACCCTGATGAAGACTACAGTAATAGTCCTACCCTGAAACCCTGATGAAGACTACAGTAATAGTCCTACCCTGTAACCCTGATGAAGACTACAGTAAGAGTTATGGTTCAAActaggctctccaaccctgttcctggagagataccctcctgtaggttttaactccaaccctgttcctggagagagaccctcctgtaggttttaactccaaccctgttccaagAGAGATACCcttctgtaggttttaactccaaccctgttcctggagagagaccctcctgtaggtcttaactccaaccctgttcctggagagataccatcctagaggttttaactccaaccctgttcctggagagataccctcctgtgtATCTAGACCAGGGctccccatccctgttcctggagagagaccctcctgtaggttttaactccagccctgttcctggagagataccatcctagaggttttaactccaaccctgttcctggagagagaccctcctgtaggttttaactccagccctgttcctggagagataccatcctagaggttttaactccaaccctgttcctggagagagaccctcctgtaggttttaactccagccctgttcctggagagagaccctcctgtaggttttaactccaaccctgttactggagagagaccctcctgtcggttttaactccaaccctgttactggagagagaccctcctgtaggatttaactccaaccctgttcctggagagagaccctcctgtaggttttaactccaaccctgttcttggagagataccatcctggaggttttaactccaaccctgttcctggagagatactctcctgtaggttttcgctccaaccctgttcctggagagagaccctcctgtaggttttcgctccaaccccagttgtaactaacctggttcAGTTACCTCAACTAATTAtaagaatcaggtgtgctagattaggattggagtgaaaacctacaggatggtagttcTTCAGAAACTGGGTTAGAGCGCCCTGAACTAGGCTATTAGGCAGTGAGGAAGACTCCACTCCTTCAGATAACACAGACCAGTGAGGAAGACCACTCCTTCAGATAACACAGACCAGTGAGGAAGACCACTCCTTCAGATAACACAGACCAGTGAGGAAGACCACTCCTTCAGATAACACAGACCAGTGAGGAAGACCACTCCTTCAGATAACACAGACCAGTGAGGAAGACTCCACTCCTTCAGATAACACAGACCAGTGAGGAAGACCACTCCTTCAGATAACACAGACCACTGAGGAAGACCACTCCTTCAGATAACACAGACCAGTGAGGAAGACTCCACTCCTTCAGATAACACAGACCACTGAGGAAGACCACTCCTTCAGATAACACAGACCACTGAGGAAGACTCCACTCCTTCAGATAACACAGACCAGTGAGGAAGACTCCACTCCTTCAGATAACACAGACCACTGAGGAAGACCACTCCTTCAGATTAGCACAATACTTCCTCCATCCTGTCACTAGTTACCTCGCTCTCTCAAAACAAGATGCATGACAAGAGCAGCAAGCCAAGTGAAAATGAGGAAAATATTAATGATCTATTTGTCATCATCAGACTGTCCTACCTGGCCAGAATCACCAGCACCAGCAGGTTACCCACAAGGCTTAGCACAATGACCACGGAGAGGACCATGGGTGTGACGAGGGCTCCGAACCTGACCACGTCTGTCTTGGAGCAGCGTTCATCCTCGTACTCTTCGTCATAGTCGGCGCTGCCGTAGAAATCAGTGGTTCTATTGGTACCATAGTTGAGAGTAGTAGGTCTCAATCCGTCCTCTACAGCGCTATACAGGTTCCCTGTAGGAAACCTCTGAGATTGAAAAAGTCTTAATGAGTGAGATTCCTATAAGGGGAAAAAGGTTCAACGATACCCAGTAACAATGACATCCTGAAATACTAATAAATATACCATTATATTTGACCTTCAATGGTATCAGTTCCTGTTTTACTAGCTCCTAGTCTGAGTCAGTCAATCTGGGTTACAAAACATCTCCATGAGCGACACAATCATACCTGTGATGAAGTGTTACAAGCTGAAGTGAACAGTAATCATgttaaaatatactgaacaaaaatagaaacacatCTGTTAAAGGAATTCTAAATTACTCTgtattgtttcccaatcagatttaaatactctgtcaatgcattcgaAGGGTTCGTAAGACCCAACAGGtcaccatagtagcctaaccCATGTtcaccatagtagcctaaccCATGTtcaccatagtagcctaaccCATGGTCACcctagtagcctaacctatggtcaccatagtagcctaacctatggtcaccatagtagcctaacctatggtcaccctagtagcctaacctatggtcaccctagtagcctaacctatggtcaccatagtagcctaacctatggtcaccctTGCAGAACTAACCTATGGTCACcctagtagcctaacctatggtcaccctAGTAACCTAACCTATCGTCACcctagtagcctaacctatggtcaccctagtagcctaacctatggtcaccatagtagcctaacctatggtcacccttgcagcctaacctatggtcaccatagtaacctaaccTATCGTCACcctagtagcctaacctatggtcaccctagtagcctaacctatggtcaccatagtagcctaacctatggtcaccatagtaacctaaccTATCGTCACcctagtagcctaacctatggtcaccctagtagcctaacctatggtcaccatagtagcctaacctatggtcaccctagtagcctaacctatggtcaccatagtagcctaacctatggtcaccatagtaacctaaccTATCGTCACcctagtagcctaacctatggtcaccatagtaacctaaccTATCATCACCCTAGTAGCCTAACCCatggtcaccatagtagcctaacctatcATCACCCTAGTATCCTAACCCatggtcaccatagtagcctaacctatggtcaccctagtagcctaacctatggtcaccatagtagcctaacctatggtcaccatagtagcctaacctatggtcaccccagtagcctaacctatggtcaccatagtagcctaacctatggtcaccatagtagcctaacctatcGTCACCCGAGTAGCCTAACCTATCTTCACCCTAGTAACCTAACCTATCGTCACcctagtagcctaacctatggtcaccatagtagcctaacctatggtcaccatagtagcctaaccCATGTtcaccatagtagcctaacctatggtcaccctAGTAGCCTAAActatggtcaccatagtagcctaacctatggtcaccctagtagcctaacctatggtcaccatagtagcctaacctatggtcacccttgtagcctaacctatggtcaccatagtaacctaaccTATCGTCACcctagtagcctaacctatggtcaccctagtagcctaacctatggtcacactagtagcctaacctatggtcaccatagtagcctaacctatggtcaccatagtaacctaaccTATCGTCACcctagtagcctaacctatggtcaccctagtagcctaacctatggtcaccatagtagcctaacctatggtcaccccAGTAACCTAACCTATCGTCACcctagtagcctaacctatggtcaccctagtagcctaacctatggtcaccctagtagcctaacctatggtcaccatagtagcctaacctatggtcaccatagtaacctaaccTATCGTCACcctagtagcctaacctatggtcaccctagtagcctaacctatggtcaccatagtagcctaacctatggtcaccatagtagcctaacctatggtcaccatagtaacctaaccTATCGTCACcctagtagcctaacctatggtcaccatagtaacctaaccTATCGTCACCCTAGTAGCCTAACCCatggtcaccatagtagcctaacctatcATCACCCTAGTATCCTAACCCatggtcaccatagtagcctaacctattGTCACCCTAGTAGCCTAACCcatggtcaccatagtaacctaaccTATCGTCACcctagtagcctaacctatggtcacactagtagcctaacctatggtcaccctAGTAACCTAACCCatggtcaccatagtagcctaaccCATGAtcaccatagtagcctaacctatggtcaccatagtagcctaacctatggtcaccatagtagcctaacctatggtcaccctagtagcctaacctatggtcaccatagtagcctaacctatcATCACcctagtagcctaacctatggtcaccctagtagcctaacctatggtcaccctagtagcctaacctatggtcaccatagtagcctaacctatggtcaccatagtagcctaacctatcATCACcctagtagcctaacctatggtcaccctagtagcctaacctatggtcaccctagtagcctaacctatggtcaccatagtagcctaacctatggtcaccatagtagcctaacctatggtcaccccagtagcctaacctatggtcaccatagtagcctaacctatggtcaccctagtagcctaacctatggtcaccatagtagcctaaccCATGTtcaccatagtagcctaacctatggtcaccctAGTAGCCTAAActatggtcaccatagtagcctaacctatggtcaccctagtagcctaacctatggtcaccatagtagcctaacctatggtcacccttgtagcctaacctatggtcaccatcGTAACCTAACCTATCGTCACcctagtagcctaacctatggtcaccctagtagcctaacctatgttcaacatagtagcctaacctatgttcaccctagtagcctaacctatggtcaccctagtagcctaacctatggtcaccctAGTAGCCTAACTtatggtcaccatagtagcctaacctatggtcaccatagtagcctaacctatgctcaccatagtagcctaacctatcGTCACCCGAGTAGCCTAACTtatggtcaccatagtagcctaacctatcGTCACCCGAGTAGCCTAACCTATCTTCACCCTAGTAACCTAACCTATCTTCACCCTAGTAGCCTAACCTATCGtcaccatagtagcctaacctatcGTCACCCTAGTAACCTAAC from Oncorhynchus masou masou isolate Uvic2021 chromosome 3, UVic_Omas_1.1, whole genome shotgun sequence includes these protein-coding regions:
- the LOC135508501 gene encoding chemokine XC receptor 1-like translates to MDAEGANMERFPTGNLYSAVEDGLRPTTLNYGTNRTTDFYGSADYDEEYEDERCSKTDVVRFGALVTPMVLSVVIVLSLVGNLLVLVILARYEHLRSLTNAFMMNLALSDLVFTCGLPFWVSYHMIGWSYGDLTCKAVSFLFYAGYYSSGIFLILMTLHRYLAVLHPLSYLVSGPSHSQGTWSAVVSLVVWIGSLLAAMPALIFTKFIITDSTDLKDPLDPNNPDGPSDSNASSGERRYCEVADVSWRLWGVYQQNILFIVTLLVVCVCYSQILVRLLRPRVRVRRQRSGGDRRSHRTARLVFGLVLVFFVGWAPYNVVIFLRTLAYKSQDGGGADSSTTLWDECGTSTTLDYSFYVTRLLAFSYCCLNPLFYVFVGVKFRNHLKRMLKGCCHGVTVVNNNNNSSVLYRSSRLTSQSSGEEFSL